One genomic region from Oculatellaceae cyanobacterium encodes:
- a CDS encoding mechanosensitive ion channel: MNEVWSVITQSIGADDPLLWSQILAQAAPAKPQQAIETGVSGLSQGLGFSLGPSLLNLVAAIAILVIGLIVALVASAITNGLLKRTDIDNRLAAWITGRSDSADTPPVEKWISSIVFWLIMILVLVAFLDQLKLTVVSQPLNNFLSQILGFLPKLGGAAILLGIAWVIATAVKLLVTRTLRTLRLDERLNQQVGSSGSSTQPNQLSLSDTLANALYWFIFLLFLPSVLSTLELQGTLQPVQTLLNEVLAILPNILAAVLIGCAGWLVAQVVRRIVTNLLAASGTDQLGHRVGLNQPAGGKSLSWIIGTFVYVLILIPTAIAALNALRIDAISDPATSMLQQILNAIPQILTAGLILALAYFLGRFVSDLVTNILTGLGFNNIFSWIGLPTKRPKAILPPSSAPEASFSTNTEFDSINREFDPLTSQQATVIQPTPTITRTPSELVGIVVLVGIMLFATVAATNVLQIAALTVLVSGIVVVLGRILSGLVVFAIGLYLANLAYSLITSSGSRQSRILGQTARIAIIALVSAMALQQMGIASDIVNLAFGLLLGAIAVAIALAFGLGSRDVAAGQVQEWLDSFKQQR; this comes from the coding sequence ATGAATGAAGTTTGGTCAGTAATTACACAAAGCATAGGCGCTGATGATCCGCTGTTGTGGTCGCAAATATTAGCACAGGCTGCCCCAGCCAAACCTCAACAAGCAATTGAAACAGGTGTGAGCGGGCTTTCCCAAGGTCTAGGTTTCAGCTTAGGCCCCTCTCTGCTCAATTTGGTGGCAGCGATCGCAATTTTAGTAATTGGTTTGATAGTGGCGCTCGTCGCCTCTGCAATCACTAATGGGCTATTGAAGCGTACTGATATTGATAATCGCCTCGCGGCTTGGATCACTGGACGTTCAGATAGTGCTGATACTCCACCCGTAGAAAAATGGATCTCCAGCATTGTCTTCTGGTTGATCATGATCTTGGTGTTGGTCGCGTTTTTAGACCAACTTAAACTGACGGTTGTTTCTCAACCTTTAAATAATTTCCTTTCTCAAATTCTGGGCTTCTTGCCGAAATTAGGCGGCGCTGCAATTTTGTTAGGCATTGCCTGGGTAATAGCTACAGCAGTTAAATTATTAGTAACACGCACTTTGCGTACTCTGCGTTTAGATGAACGTTTAAATCAACAAGTAGGCTCATCTGGTTCATCTACTCAGCCTAACCAGTTGTCTTTGAGTGACACGCTAGCAAATGCGCTGTACTGGTTCATCTTTCTGCTATTCTTGCCTTCTGTTCTGAGTACCTTAGAGTTGCAGGGAACACTGCAACCAGTACAGACGCTACTAAATGAAGTACTGGCAATTCTGCCAAATATTTTAGCTGCTGTGCTAATCGGGTGTGCAGGCTGGTTAGTGGCACAGGTAGTACGTCGAATTGTGACAAATCTGTTAGCTGCAAGTGGTACTGATCAGCTAGGTCATCGCGTTGGGTTGAATCAACCCGCAGGTGGAAAATCTCTTTCTTGGATTATCGGTACGTTTGTCTATGTACTGATTTTAATTCCAACAGCGATCGCAGCTTTAAATGCTCTGAGAATTGATGCGATTTCTGATCCAGCAACTTCAATGTTGCAGCAGATTCTCAACGCCATTCCCCAAATTTTAACAGCTGGGCTAATTTTGGCGTTAGCTTATTTCTTAGGACGATTTGTCTCAGATTTAGTAACAAACATCCTCACAGGGCTTGGGTTTAATAACATTTTTTCTTGGATAGGATTGCCAACAAAACGCCCGAAAGCAATTCTTCCTCCTAGCAGCGCACCCGAAGCATCATTTTCTACTAATACAGAATTTGATTCTATTAATAGAGAATTTGACCCATTAACCTCACAGCAAGCAACTGTTATTCAGCCAACACCAACTATCACTCGTACACCTTCAGAACTTGTAGGGATTGTTGTACTTGTTGGGATTATGTTGTTTGCTACAGTAGCAGCAACTAATGTGTTGCAAATTGCAGCACTTACTGTATTAGTAAGCGGCATTGTTGTAGTACTAGGTCGAATTCTTTCTGGTTTAGTGGTGTTTGCAATTGGTTTGTATTTAGCTAACCTTGCTTACAGCTTAATTACCAGTTCTGGATCTCGCCAGTCCCGAATTTTAGGTCAAACGGCTCGGATTGCCATTATTGCTTTAGTATCAGCAATGGCACTGCAACAAATGGGCATTGCTAGTGACATTGTTAACTTAGCTTTTGGGCTACTACTGGGAGCAATTGCTGTTGCGATCGCACTTGCCTTTGGTTTGGGTAGCCGCGACGTTGCCGCAGGTCAAGTTCAAGAATGGCTAGATTCGTTCAAACAACAGAGATAG
- a CDS encoding SRPBCC family protein yields the protein MSPQVFEQSIQINANATIVERCITDLGLMHRWLNPMLVCEPVGEWSTEVGSKSRFVIQIPVLQPTLNSVVIEREPGLIIWGFEGFFEGRDRWECQPNAQGTLLLNCFEFETPNLLISWGFNMFAAKWTQQDMQAQLKRLKRVAEYN from the coding sequence ATGTCGCCTCAAGTATTTGAACAATCTATCCAAATCAACGCCAACGCCACAATCGTTGAGCGTTGCATTACAGATCTAGGGTTAATGCACCGATGGCTTAATCCCATGCTGGTTTGTGAACCTGTAGGGGAGTGGAGTACTGAGGTTGGTAGTAAGAGCCGTTTTGTGATTCAAATCCCTGTATTACAGCCCACCCTGAATAGTGTGGTGATTGAGAGGGAGCCAGGGCTAATAATTTGGGGGTTTGAGGGATTTTTTGAGGGACGCGATCGCTGGGAATGTCAACCAAATGCTCAAGGAACGCTTTTACTCAATTGCTTTGAGTTTGAAACTCCCAATCTCCTAATTAGTTGGGGTTTCAATATGTTTGCTGCTAAGTGGACACAACAGGATATGCAAGCACAGTTAAAGCGTCTCAAAAGAGTAGCAGAGTACAATTAA